From a region of the Sphaerodactylus townsendi isolate TG3544 linkage group LG09, MPM_Stown_v2.3, whole genome shotgun sequence genome:
- the SOCS6 gene encoding suppressor of cytokine signaling 6, with product MMKKISLKTIRKSFNLNKSKDDSDFVVVTQPSLSDFGKDDSLFGSCYGKDLASCDINSEDEKGGKNRSKSESLMGTLKRRLSAKQKQKGKGSTPSVSSADDDTFSSSSAPINFKDVRAQRPLRSTSLRNHHYSPTPWPLRPTNSEETCIKMEVKVKALVHSSNPSPALNGVRKDFHDLQSESVFQEQNNALKSTESQNGDLHLHIDEHVPVVIGLMPQDYIQYTVPLDEGMYPLEGSRSYCLDSSSPMEVSTVSSQMGGSAFHEEEGTVGQDVVVAPDIFVDQAVSGLLIGTTGVVLQSPRANHSDVPPLSPLLPPIQNTQIQRNYNGLSGTDVHVAESMRCHLNFDPNTAPGVARVYDSVQNSGPMVVTSLTEELKKLAKQGWYWGPITRWEAEGKLANVPDGSFLVRDSSDDRYLLSLSFRSHGKTLHTRIEHSNGRFSFYEQPDVEGHTSIVDLIEHSIRDSENGAFCYSRSRLPGSTTYPVRLTNPVSRFMQVRSLQYLCRFVIRQYTRIDLIQKLPLPNKMKDYLQEKHY from the coding sequence ATGATGAAGAAAATTAGTCTGAAGACCATTCGTAAgtcttttaatttaaataaaagcaaggatgATAGTGACTTCGTTGTGGTTACGCAGCCATCACTAAGTGATTTTGGAAAAGATGACTCCTTGTTTGGTAGCTGCTATGGTAAAGATTTGGCTAGCTGTGACATCAACAGCGAAGATGAAAAAGGTGGCAAAAACCGCTCAAAGAGCGAAAGTTTAATGGGTACTTTAAAACGAAGACTTTCggcaaaacagaaacagaagggcAAAGGCAGCACACCTTCTGTTAGCTCTGCTGATGACGACACATTTTCTTCCTCATCTGCTCCAATAAACTTCAAAGATGTGAGGGCTCAAAGACCTCTTCGATCCACATCCCTCCGTAATCACCATTATAGTCCAACTCCATGGCCCCTCCGTCCAACAAATTCAGAAGAGACGTGCATAAAAATGGAGGTGAAAGTAAAGGCCTTGGTTCACTCCTCAAATCCAAGCCCTGCACTGAATGGTGTTCGCAAAGATTTCCATGACTTGCAGTCAGAAAGTGTGTTCCAGGAACAAAACAATGCATTAAAAAGTACAGAATCTCAGAATGGAGACTTGCATCTTCATATTGATGAACATGTGCCTGTAGTTATTGGACTTATGCCTCAGGACTACATTCAGTATACTGTGCCTTTAGATGAGGGAATGTATCCTTTGGAAGGATCACGAAGTTACTGTTTGGATAGTTCTTCACCCATGGAGGTTTCAACAGTCTCCTCTCAAATGGGTGGGAGTGCATTTCATGAAGAAGAGGGGACAGTGGGTCAAGATGTAGTAGTTGCTCCAGATATCTTTGTGGACCAGGCAGTGAGTGGCTTGTTGATTGGTACCACAGGAGTCGTGTTGCAAAGTCCAAGAGCTAATCACAGTGATGTTCCTCCACTCTCTCCATTGCTACCTCCAATACAGAATACTCAAATCCAAAGGAACTATAATGGCCTAAGTGGCACAGATGTCCATGTGGCTGAAAGTATGCGCTGTCATTTGAATTTTGACCCTAACACCGCACCTGGAGTTGCAAGAGTTTATGATTCTGTACAAAACAGTGGCCCTATGGTTGTAACTAGCCTCACAGAAGAACTGAAAAAACTTGCAAAACAAGGATGGTACTGGGGCCCTATTACACGATGGGAAGCAGAAGGCAAGCTGGCCAATGTACCCGATGGTTCATTTCTTGTACGAGACAGCTCTGATGATCGCTATCTTTTAAGTCTGAGCTTTCGGTCCCATGGTAAAACTCTTCATACTAGAATTGAACATTCAAATGGTAGATTTAGCTTTTATGAACAACCGGATGTGGAGGGACATACTTCTATAGTTGATCTAATTGAACATTCAATCAGGGACTCTGAAAATGGAGCGTTTTGCTACTCAAGGTCTCGATTGCCTGGATCTACAACATACCCAGTCAGACTGACCAATCCAGTGTCTCGGTTTATGCAGGTGCGCTCTCTCCAGTATCTGTGCCGCTTTGTTATACGTCAGTATACCAGAATAGATCTGATTCAAAAACTGCCGTTGCCAAACAAAATGAAGGATTATTTACAAGAGAAGCACTACTGA